From the Colletotrichum lupini chromosome 10, complete sequence genome, one window contains:
- a CDS encoding glycosyl hydrolase family 76: protein MVLIKPALIASVAVTAVSAFTSPKTLDVNNADSVKAIAGSLAFGAMSYYNGNVSSDPKMVGDLPEPYYWWQAGALWGIMMDYFHYTGDATYNAVLTQALTAKVNTGPNYDFMPPEHELEEGNDDLGFWGFAVMSAAERNFPDPDPSTGAPAWLQMGRNIFNSLAGRWNMTHCGGGLLWQIYESNPNGLNYKNSVSNGGFFQLGARLAAATNDSRYADWASYVWDWSAAVGFLDADLKVYDGADARDNCTKTNYVSFTYSTGIYLYGAAVMANHTGDALWADRATKMLATARKSFFSLDENSTNIMYEPACETVGTCNTDMKTFKGYLSRFMWQSAVVMPALLPEVKEILIPSALAAAKACEAAAGNVTCGQKWYVDGDDGSYGLGQTMSALEIIQGLVVSQ from the exons ATGGTCCTCATTAAGCCCGCTCTCATCGCCTCCGTGGCTGTTACGGCGGTCTCCGCCTTCACATCGCCCAAGACGCTCGATGTAAATAACGCAG ACTCCGTCAAGGCTATTGCCGGCAGTCTGGCTTTCGGTGCCATGTCTTACTACAACGGAAACGTCTCCAGCGATCCCAAG ATGGTCGGCGACCTCCCGGAACCATACTACTGGTGGCAAGCCGGCGCCCTCTGGGGCATAATGATGGACTACTTCCACTACACAGGCGACGCAACCTACAACGCAGTCCTGACCCAAGCCCTGACCGCAAAAGTAAACACGGGGCCCAACTACGACTTCATGCCCCCCGAGCACGAACTCGAAGAAGGAAACGACGACCTCGGCTTCTGGGGCTTCGCCGTCATGTCCGCCGCCGAGCGCAACTTCCCCGACCCCGATCCCTCGACGGGGGCCCCCGCCTGGCTCCAGATGGGCCGCAACATCTTCAACTCCCTCGCGGGCCGCTGGAACATGACGCACTGCGGCGGCGGGCTCCTCTGGCAGATCTACGAGTCCAACCCCAACGGCCTCAACTACAAAAACAGCGTCAGCAACGGCGGCTTCTTCCAGCTCGGCGCCCGCCTCGCCGCCGCGACGAACGACTCCCGCTACGCGGACTGGGCCTCGTACGTCTGGGACTGGTCCGCCGCCGTCGGCTTCCTCGACGCCGACCTCAAGGTCTACGACGGCGCCGACGCGCGCGACAACTGCACAAAGACGAACTACGTCTCCTTCACCTACTCCACGGGCATCTACCTCTACGGCGCGGCCGTCATGGCCAACCACACGGGCGACGCCCTCTGGGCGGACCGCGCGACCAAGATGCTCGCCACGGCGCGCAAGAGCTTCTTCTCCCTCGACGAGAACAGCACAAACATCATGTACGAGCCCGCGTGCGAGACGGTCGGCACCTGCAACACGGACATGAAGACGTTCAAGGGCTACCTCTCGCGCTTCATGTGGCAGTCCGCCGTCGTCATGCCCGCCCTGCTGCCCGAGGTCAAGGAGATCCTGATCCCGAGCGCGCTCGCGGCGGCCAAAGCCTGCGAGGCCGCGGCGGGCAACGTGACGTGCGGGCAAAAGTGGTACGTCGACGGCGACGACGGCAGCTACGGCCTGGGCCAGACCATGAGCGCGCTCGAGATCATC